One window of Trifolium pratense cultivar HEN17-A07 linkage group LG5, ARS_RC_1.1, whole genome shotgun sequence genomic DNA carries:
- the LOC123886500 gene encoding uncharacterized protein LOC123886500 translates to MGFRISTSAIIKQNCSSEKEKEVEKSVDSEKEKGEDVVDVETYETTKPAERSTGGITKRLRSCSGKAVPTASKNPAPRVKTKGVGPVKGWSKVFSPTSKKKETLKRKKESSSDSDYDVAKISSPTPKTKTTAKKASQTVEEAPSDNISFHRAAFALRWDYIYQRRLAVERELTKDALKCQDILDYIKEAGLLKTVCDSSPCYELLVKEFLVNIPEECDNPLSKDYPKVYVRGKCINFSPVVINNYLGSSVEPKAELEVANDIVSSEITVDIKVVTDTPKKRESAFTFHHKLFGDHNVADHVGTSADGAGTMTKKEIIAALKMIEGLEADDAPVKASANVAAAGEQHNADEDEAYDTTTDAEDDDSESSDDE, encoded by the exons ATGGGGTTTAGGATTTCAACGA gCGCTATTATAAAGCAAAATTGTAGTAGTGAAAAGGAGAAGGAAGTTGAGAAGTCTGTAGATTCTGAGAAAGAGAAAGGAgaagatgttgttgatgttgaaaCTTATGAGACCACCAAACCTGCTGAAAgatcaactggtggtataacaaaaaggcTGAGGAGTTGTTCAGGCAAGGCTGTGCCCACTGCAAGCAAGaatcctgcaccaagagtgaaaacaaaaggtgttggaccagtgaAAGGATGGAGCAAAGTCTTTTCTCCCACCAGCAAGAAGAAGGAGACCCTGAAAAGGAAGAAAGAGTCATCaagtgactcagattatgatgtTGCAAAAATCTCATCTCCCACTCCTAAGACAAAAACTACTGCAAAGAAAGCATCCCAAACTGTTGAAGAAGCCCCCAGTGACAACATTTCTTTCCATCGTGCTGcttttgcactgagatgggattACATTTACCAGAGAAGACTAGCTGTAGAGAGGGAATTGACCAAAGATGCCctgaaatgtcaagacatcttggACTatatcaaggaagctggtctgctGAAGACTGTTTGTGATTCCAGTCCCTGTTATGAGCTCCTGGTCAAAGAGTTTCTTGTCAACATTCCTGAGGAGTGTGACaatccactgagcaaggactaccccAAAGTTtatgtcagaggtaaatgtatcaatttttctcctgttgtgatCAATAATTACCTAGGAAGTTCTGTAGagcctaaggctgaattagaggttgcaaATGATATTGTGAGTTCTGAAATAACTGTTG acatcaaggttgtgactgatACTCCTAAGAAAAGGGAATCTGCTTTCACTTTTCATCACAAGCTATTTGGAGATCATAATGTTGcagatcatgttgggacatctgctgatGGAGCTGGTACCATGACCAAAAAGGAGATCATTGCTGCTttaaag atgattgaaggactGGAAGCTGATGATGcacctgtcaaagctagtgcaaatgttgcTGCTGCAGGTGAACAACATAATGCTGATGAGGATGAAGCTTATGACACTACTACAGATGCAGAGGATGATGACTCTGAaagcagtgatgatgaatga
- the LOC123886503 gene encoding uncharacterized protein LOC123886503 yields MKVAQSRQKSYFDRKRRPLEFQEGEHVFVKVTSTTGVGRAIKARKLTPKFIGPYQILRHIGPVAYQIALPPFLSNIHNVLHVSQLRKYVPDPSHIIEPDEVPLRENLSYETSPVRIEDRRIKQLRGKQISLVRVVWDQATGDSTWELEENMRSQYPELFRDR; encoded by the exons ATGAAGGTTGCACAGAGCAGACAAAAGAGCTACTTTGATCGAAAAAGAAGACCTCTCGAATTTCAAGAAGGTGAACATGTATTtgtgaaagtcacatcaacGACTGGGGTAGGTAGAGCTATTAAGGCTAGAAAACTCACTCCAAAATTCATTGGACCATATCAAATTCTTCGTCATATTGGTCCAGTAGCTTATCAAATCGCTCTACCACCTTTTCTTTCGAATATCCACAATGTTTTGCATGTTTCGCAATTAAGAAAATATGTACCCGACCCATCTCACATAATTGAACCTGATGAAGTCCCATTGAGAGAAAACTTGTCATATGAAACATCTCCAGTAAGGATCGAAGATAGGAGAATCAAACAACTACGAGGGAAACAAATTTCCTTAGTAAGGGTTGTTTGGGATCAAGCAACTGGGGATTCAACATGGGAGTTGGAGGAGAATATGAGATCACAATATCCAGAATTATTTCGAG ACCGATAA